The Phragmites australis chromosome 15, lpPhrAust1.1, whole genome shotgun sequence genome window below encodes:
- the LOC133893688 gene encoding uncharacterized protein LOC133893688 — translation MAASTTFRVAILAAVLLLPFLSVPAAAQTKKFCLTQFAIASQACAILPPTSPESHHHHHHHDDDEDEDDDEDEHDDDHHGDDDDHGGDHDHDQDKKSGVVRSPASMITVETEVDGDDDAAHRNGTSRSGGNHTRSGGHGARHRHRHRRGRVRDGDDDDDHHDDDHDDDDDEDEDEDEDDDDDDDDDEDDHRAYRDCCRWLKEVEPDCVCEALLRLPPFLIKPQHKYSVRVGHTCKFTYRCGGV, via the coding sequence ATGGCCGCCTCAACAACGTTCCGCGTCGCGATCCTCGCCGCCGTGCTCCTGCTGCCGTTCCTCAGCGTGCCGGCCGCGGCGCAGACCAAGAAGTTCTGCCTCACCCAATTCGCCATCGCCAGCCAGGCCTGCGCCATCCTGCCGCCCACCAGCCCGGAgtcgcaccaccaccaccaccatcacgacgatgatgaggatgaggacgacgacgaggatgagCACGACGACGATCACCACGGAGATGACGACGACCATGGTGGcgatcacgaccacgaccaGGATAAGAAGAGCGGCGTCGTCCGGAGCCCCGCGTCGATGATCACCGTCGAGACGGAGGtggacggcgacgacgacgctGCCCATCGCAATGGCACCAGCCGCTCCGGGGGGAACCATACCCGcagcggcggccatggcgccaggcaccgccaccgccaccgccgcggccgcgtgcgcgacggcgacgacgacgatgaccaCCATGACGACGAccatgacgacgacgacgatgaggacgaggatgaggacgaggacgacgatgacgacgacgacgacgacgaggacgaccaCCGCGCGTACAGAGACTGCTGCCGGTGGCTGAAGGAGGTGGAGCCGGACTGCGTGTGCGAGGCGCtgctccgcctgccgcccttCCTCATCAAGCCGCAGCACAAGTACAGCGTGAGGGTCGGGCACACCTGCAAGTTCACCTACAGATGCGGCGGCGTCTGA
- the LOC133892801 gene encoding uncharacterized protein LOC133892801, whose product MALSWPSAVRLAVAAVLLVAVGVALFTLPVEKILKDFLVWIKENLGPWGPLVLALAYIPLTVLAVPASILTLGGGYLFGLPVGFVADSIGATIGATAAFLLGRTIGRPYVLSKCKDYPKFQAVAIAIQRSGFKIVLLLRFVPLLPFNMLNYLLSVTPVGIGEYMLASWLGMMPITLALVYVGTTLKDLSDVTHGWSEISTTRWILIISGFIMSVVLILCVTRVAKSSLDKALAENGEVDVGTSQLPVVASPSDLQQPLVIKIDTSNEDHEK is encoded by the exons ATGGCGCTCTCGTGGCCCTCGGCCGTccgcctcgccgtcgccgccgtcctGCTCGTCGCGGTCGGCGTCGCGCTCTTCACGCTCCCCGTTGAGAAG ATTTTAAAGGACTTTCTGGTTTGGATCAAGGAGAACTTGGGTCCATGGGGTCCTTTGGTGTT GGCCCTTGCTTACATCCCTCTGACAGTATTAGCCGTTCCAGCATCAATTCTTACA CTTGGAGGGGGCTATCTATTTGGCCTTCCTGTTGGGTTTGTTGCTGATTCCATTGGAGCAACAATTGGTGCAACTGCTGCATTTCTGCTTGGTAGAACG ATCGGGAGGCCTTATGTACTCTCAAAATGCAAAGATTACCCCAAGTTTCAAGCAGTAGCTATTGCCATCCAAAGGTCTGGCTTCAAG ATTGTGTTGCTACTAAGATTTGTACCTTTACTTCCGTTCAACATGTTGAACTACTTGTTGTCTGTCACTCCTGTTGGCATTGGTGAATACATGCTGGCTTCTTGGCTGGGAATGATG CCAATCACACTCGCTTTGGTATATGTTGGAACAACACTAAAAGATCTATCAGATGTGACACATGGGTGGAGTGAGATCTCAACTACTCGATGG ATTCTGATAATATCTGGCTTCATAATGTCTG TTGTCTTGATTTTGTGCGTGACAAGAGTTGCAAAATCATCTCTGGATAAGGCATTGGCTGAGAATGGAGAGGTCGATGTAGGAACTTCACAGCTTCCTGTAGTAGCCTCTCCCTCGGATCTACAACAACCTCTTGTAATCAAGATTGACACATCAAATGAAGATCACGAGAAGTAA